GTAGCCGCTCTCCTTCAGCGAGAACGCCAGGAGCTGCCGTACGCTCTCGGAATCGTCGATGATCAATACTGTCTTGCTCATGATCCCACCTCTCAATAATGGTATGATTCCATGCGGCTCAGCCGCCCGTACGGCCCTCCCTGCTGCGTTCGCTGAACATCCGCTGTACCCTGTCTATGAGATCGTCCAGGTTGACGGCGATAATCCCCTCGAACTCTCCGCCCTGCGAAAGCTTCCTCCGCAGCTCCTTTTCGTATTCCTCGGACTCCGAGGCGTAGAGGATGATCCCCTGAAATTTCCGAAGCGAAAACTTCAGACGGCGCAGAAGCTCGTCCGGCTGAACGTTCATCTTGTTGTAGTTCATGATGACGTAGTCCGGAAATATGTCCGTCGCCTGCCATAGCGCGTTGACGCCGTTTTCGCTTACATATATATGGTCGCGCGCGAAATACTCGGACAGCGTCGCGACCAGGGTCTTTCTCAGATCGTCGTTGGGTTCGACTATCAATACTTTTTCCGTCTTCGATACAGGCATTGCGTTGTTCGGGAACCGGTTTCCCGCTCCATTTTTATCGGAAAGGCGCTCGAACGGACCTTTCCCGATGGTACAATAGTGCAGGAGCGTCAAAACGCAATACGGCGGGGTGTGTAAACTCATCGGGACCCGGGACTATTGTCAGAGGGGGGAATGCCTACATCGGGACGGTAAAAGATATAGGGAGTCTACGGTAAAAGAATTAGAGACATAACGAGGGAAGGCTCAGGGCTCCACGAGCCCGCTTTTCACCGCGTACTTCACCAGGTCGGCCACCTTGTGGAGGTCGAGCTTCTTCATCATATTCGAACGGTGCACCTTGACGGTCTTGTCGGATATCCAGAGCGTGGACGCGATCTCGGCGTTGGACCGGCCCTCGGCTATGAGCTTGAGTATCTCCCGCTCCCTCGTTGAAAGCGCGGTGAACTGCGAATCGGGCCTCCTCGCGGCCTCCCGCGCACCCGGTGCCAGGTAATCCGTCACTATTTTTCGCGTTATCCTGGGGCTCAGATAAATATTTCCCTTCGAAACCTCGGCCACCGCGCGCAGCAGGTCGTCGCCGGCGTTGTCTTTAAGAACGTATCCGTTCACGCCGAGCTTTAAAAGCTCGTTCACGTATTCCTCATTATCGTGCCGCGAGAGGATGATAATACTGACGGACGGCGTGTATTTCCTGACCTGCCGGGCGATCTCGATACCGGTCATGCCCGGCATCGAGATATCGACGATGGCTATATCGGGCTTCAGCTTTTCGATCATCCCGAGCGCCTCGCGCCCGTCTCCGGATTCACCCACAATCTCATAACCGGTCACGCTGCCCAGGATATACCTGAGCCCCTCGCGCAGAATGGCATGATCGTCGGCTAAAAAAATTTTCGTTTTATTCATGGGCCTGCCTCAGCGGAATCCATATCGCTATCCTGGTGCTCCGGCCCGGGCCGGAACAGAACCCCGCCTCTCCGCCGAGCGC
The nucleotide sequence above comes from Spirochaetota bacterium. Encoded proteins:
- a CDS encoding response regulator — its product is MPVSKTEKVLIVEPNDDLRKTLVATLSEYFARDHIYVSENGVNALWQATDIFPDYVIMNYNKMNVQPDELLRRLKFSLRKFQGIILYASESEEYEKELRRKLSQGGEFEGIIAVNLDDLIDRVQRMFSERSREGRTGG
- a CDS encoding response regulator transcription factor produces the protein MNKTKIFLADDHAILREGLRYILGSVTGYEIVGESGDGREALGMIEKLKPDIAIVDISMPGMTGIEIARQVRKYTPSVSIIILSRHDNEEYVNELLKLGVNGYVLKDNAGDDLLRAVAEVSKGNIYLSPRITRKIVTDYLAPGAREAARRPDSQFTALSTREREILKLIAEGRSNAEIASTLWISDKTVKVHRSNMMKKLDLHKVADLVKYAVKSGLVEP